A single region of the Arthrobacter sp. V1I7 genome encodes:
- a CDS encoding ferredoxin reductase → MIELLTETAIHEPQRIRGLEMPWNRVMGSTETPARAARALGPWHPQEFMAECVETVPEAGAMMTFVFRRCDGAPLAFRAGQYVNVAFPVNGEDQEPVDRSYSLSSSPTEPWTFSITVKCDPTGLVSPWVHEKVKPGTVLEMLGPVGAFHLPDADRRARYLLLAAGAGITPIMSMVRTIHSLPGHADVVVLYHGSDTGGFAFHRELAYIASVDSRVKVYYSLGDRSVPEGWEGLSGRLTAAMLEEVAPDANGRQVYACGPEGYLNTATELLKKVGVDDTSIYMEFFSGDRQTLLEYQAELALAADFAEEIAEEIAESAEDYFESQPAAFGLYEPDYDADGTLKATGLPLETVDPDAPCPEAPDGSPDGEPEAGSPDASSFDTVGTGSLTLSFMRTGINVRIDPAEHILEAAQRAGVRIGANCKEGMCGSCKVVKLSGEVEMNHQGGIRAREISAGKFLPCCSTARTDLVIDA, encoded by the coding sequence ATGATTGAACTCCTCACTGAAACGGCAATCCACGAACCACAGCGTATTCGCGGTCTTGAGATGCCGTGGAACAGGGTGATGGGAAGCACAGAGACACCTGCCCGGGCAGCCCGTGCATTGGGCCCGTGGCATCCGCAGGAGTTCATGGCCGAATGCGTCGAGACCGTTCCCGAGGCCGGCGCCATGATGACCTTTGTGTTCCGCCGTTGCGACGGTGCGCCCCTGGCGTTCCGTGCGGGCCAGTACGTGAACGTCGCATTCCCCGTGAATGGTGAGGACCAGGAACCGGTGGACCGCAGCTACTCGCTGTCCAGTTCGCCCACCGAGCCGTGGACCTTCAGCATCACCGTCAAGTGTGACCCCACGGGACTGGTCTCGCCATGGGTGCACGAGAAGGTCAAACCCGGCACCGTCCTAGAGATGCTGGGACCGGTGGGAGCATTCCACCTGCCCGACGCCGACCGGCGGGCACGGTACCTCTTGCTGGCCGCCGGCGCAGGCATCACCCCCATCATGTCCATGGTGCGGACCATCCACTCCCTGCCCGGACACGCCGATGTTGTGGTGCTCTACCACGGCTCAGATACTGGAGGCTTTGCCTTCCACCGGGAATTGGCCTATATCGCCTCCGTGGACTCACGCGTCAAGGTTTACTACTCCCTGGGCGACCGCAGTGTACCGGAAGGGTGGGAAGGACTCAGCGGAAGGCTGACGGCGGCGATGCTTGAGGAGGTGGCCCCGGACGCCAACGGCCGCCAGGTGTACGCATGTGGTCCTGAGGGGTACCTGAACACCGCCACCGAGCTCCTAAAGAAGGTTGGTGTCGATGACACTTCCATCTACATGGAGTTCTTCTCGGGAGACCGCCAGACGCTCCTTGAATACCAGGCGGAGCTGGCACTTGCAGCCGACTTCGCGGAGGAGATCGCCGAGGAGATCGCCGAATCCGCCGAGGACTACTTCGAAAGCCAACCCGCCGCGTTCGGCCTCTACGAGCCCGACTACGACGCCGACGGAACCCTGAAGGCCACGGGGCTGCCGCTGGAAACCGTCGACCCGGACGCGCCCTGTCCCGAAGCCCCCGACGGCAGTCCGGACGGGGAGCCGGAAGCCGGGTCCCCCGATGCCTCGAGCTTCGACACGGTCGGAACAGGCAGCCTCACCCTGTCCTTCATGCGCACCGGCATCAATGTGCGCATCGACCCCGCCGAACACATCCTCGAGGCGGCCCAGCGTGCGGGCGTCCGGATCGGCGCGAACTGCAAGGAAGGCATGTGCGGCTCCTGCAAGGTCGTCAAGCTTTCCGGGGAGGTCGAGATGAACCACCAGGGCGGGATCCGGGCACGGGAAATCTCTGCCGGCAAGTTCCTGCCCTGCTGCTCCACCGCGCGGACGGACCTGGTGATCGATGCCTAG
- a CDS encoding BCCT family transporter, translating to MNPAVLDPEDGGAESLPDSEEYEQILEELRHAKTEQAVSARRNIRLNLDKVTFGITGAIAVAFVIWGFVGRDSLSTSSQGALSWVMEYTGWLFMLLASLFVIFVLWLALGKFGNIPLGKDGEKPEFRTVSWVAMMFAAGMGIGLMFYGVAEPLYHYISPPPGTVDGRTPAAIQTAMATSIFHWTLHPWAMYAVVGIAMAYGTYRLGRRQLISVAFTSLFGVRMVEGPVGKFINILAIFATLFGTAASLGLGALQIGSGMTSNGWFGEIGTPVLVVIVAVLTACFVASAVSGISRGIQWLSNINMVLAVVLALIIFIAGPTLFILNLIPSAVGDYARDLAEMSSRTEAVGDESLRSWMTSWTIFYWAWWISWTPFVGMFIARISRGRTIRQFVTGVLLVPSIVSVIWFGIFGGAAFHVQQEADKANTPGLVTMVNGSPSVNFDGALFDLVKNLGMPGWLTAAVIVLAMVLVAIFFITGADAASIVMGSLSSNGAEHPRRGVVIFWGCLTGAVAAVMLLAGGDEPSEALAGLQRITIVAALPFVVVMLLLCFALTKDLRRDPLSLRRRLATSVVERAIRTGVEQHGGVQFDLVTRHDCADKCSDSDCIGGTPTGIIPTVEARRPIADKQ from the coding sequence ATGAACCCCGCAGTCCTCGATCCAGAAGACGGAGGCGCAGAGAGCCTGCCGGATTCAGAAGAATACGAACAGATCCTTGAAGAGCTGCGCCATGCCAAGACCGAGCAGGCCGTTTCGGCACGCCGGAACATCAGACTGAACCTCGACAAAGTCACGTTCGGGATCACAGGCGCCATCGCCGTCGCCTTCGTGATCTGGGGATTCGTTGGCCGGGACAGTCTGTCCACGTCCTCCCAGGGTGCCCTGAGCTGGGTCATGGAGTACACCGGATGGCTCTTCATGCTCCTGGCATCGCTCTTCGTGATCTTCGTCCTGTGGCTGGCCCTGGGCAAGTTCGGCAACATCCCGCTAGGCAAAGACGGCGAAAAGCCCGAATTCCGCACCGTTTCCTGGGTTGCGATGATGTTCGCCGCCGGCATGGGCATCGGGCTGATGTTCTACGGCGTGGCCGAACCGCTCTACCACTACATCTCACCTCCGCCCGGCACAGTGGACGGCCGCACACCTGCAGCCATCCAGACCGCCATGGCCACCTCGATCTTCCACTGGACCCTGCACCCCTGGGCCATGTATGCAGTTGTCGGCATTGCAATGGCCTACGGGACCTACCGCTTGGGTCGCAGGCAACTGATCTCTGTCGCCTTCACGTCGCTTTTCGGCGTCAGGATGGTTGAAGGGCCGGTCGGGAAGTTCATTAACATCCTGGCCATCTTCGCCACTCTTTTCGGAACCGCCGCCTCCCTGGGCTTGGGCGCCCTGCAGATTGGCAGCGGCATGACCTCCAACGGCTGGTTCGGTGAAATCGGCACCCCCGTGCTCGTGGTGATCGTCGCGGTCCTGACCGCCTGTTTCGTGGCTTCGGCCGTCTCTGGCATCAGCCGCGGAATTCAGTGGCTGTCCAACATCAACATGGTCCTGGCCGTCGTCCTTGCACTGATCATCTTCATCGCCGGCCCCACCCTTTTCATCCTGAATCTGATCCCTTCCGCGGTCGGCGACTACGCCCGCGACCTGGCCGAGATGTCATCCCGGACTGAAGCGGTCGGCGACGAGTCACTGCGTAGCTGGATGACCAGCTGGACCATCTTTTACTGGGCCTGGTGGATCTCCTGGACGCCGTTCGTTGGCATGTTCATCGCCCGCATCAGCCGCGGCCGCACCATCCGCCAGTTCGTCACCGGCGTGCTGCTGGTGCCCAGCATCGTTAGCGTGATCTGGTTCGGCATCTTCGGTGGAGCTGCTTTCCATGTCCAGCAGGAGGCCGACAAGGCAAATACACCCGGCCTGGTAACCATGGTCAATGGGTCCCCGTCCGTCAACTTCGATGGTGCACTCTTCGACCTGGTTAAGAACCTTGGCATGCCCGGCTGGCTCACCGCTGCCGTCATCGTGCTGGCCATGGTCCTGGTCGCTATCTTCTTTATCACTGGTGCCGACGCTGCTTCCATCGTGATGGGGTCGCTCAGCTCCAATGGCGCCGAGCACCCCCGCCGCGGTGTGGTCATCTTCTGGGGCTGCCTCACCGGTGCCGTGGCGGCGGTCATGTTGCTGGCTGGTGGCGACGAACCATCGGAAGCCTTGGCGGGCCTGCAACGAATCACCATTGTGGCCGCGCTGCCGTTCGTAGTTGTCATGCTGCTGCTCTGCTTTGCCCTCACCAAGGACCTCCGCCGGGATCCCCTTTCCTTGCGGCGCCGACTGGCCACCTCCGTTGTAGAGCGGGCCATACGCACTGGCGTGGAACAACACGGCGGCGTGCAGTTCGACCTCGTAACAAGGCACGACTGCGCCGACAAATGCTCCGACTCGGACTGTATAGGAGGGACTCCCACGGGGATCATTCCAACCGTTGAGGCCCGCCGTCCGATCGCTGACAAGCAATAG
- the moaA gene encoding GTP 3',8-cyclase MoaA produces MTVQLGIPALRPVLTNYQGTAPDPRPPDLPSTLLDRFGRQATDMRLSVTDKCNLRCTYCMPAEGLQWLPKQAVMTATEIERIVSLGVERLGVRELRITGGEPLVRPDLVDIIAALRQRHPRLPISMTTNGVGLEKKAKSLKAAGLTRVNVSLDSLHEEIFTQLTRRPFLGQVLAGVEAARAVGLGPVKINAVLMRGINDHGAPGLLAWALERNFELRFIEQMPLDAQRGWTEREMITALEIRTLLSADFVLDRDRRQRDGAPAERFEVRQRNGATGEASGPVLGTVGIIASVSEPFCADCRRTRITAEGKVMSCLFSRDEFDLLGPLRTGAHDDELVRRWQDAMWMKPRAHGMNQTGLGTKEFVQPDRSMSAIGG; encoded by the coding sequence ATGACCGTTCAGCTAGGTATCCCAGCATTGCGCCCCGTCCTCACCAACTATCAGGGGACCGCTCCGGATCCGCGCCCGCCCGACCTTCCCTCGACACTACTGGACCGCTTTGGCCGCCAAGCAACGGACATGCGGCTGTCGGTCACGGACAAATGTAACCTTCGCTGCACATACTGCATGCCGGCAGAGGGCTTGCAATGGCTGCCGAAACAAGCCGTCATGACGGCAACCGAGATTGAGAGAATCGTCAGCCTCGGCGTCGAGCGTCTGGGTGTCAGGGAACTCCGAATCACCGGCGGAGAACCCCTGGTCCGGCCGGACCTCGTGGATATTATCGCCGCACTGCGGCAGCGCCACCCCCGCCTCCCCATCTCTATGACTACCAACGGCGTCGGGCTGGAGAAGAAGGCGAAGTCGCTCAAAGCGGCGGGGCTAACCAGGGTCAATGTCTCCCTCGACTCCCTGCATGAGGAAATCTTTACGCAGTTGACCCGGCGCCCGTTCCTCGGCCAAGTTCTCGCCGGCGTCGAAGCCGCCCGCGCCGTGGGCCTCGGCCCAGTCAAGATCAATGCAGTGCTGATGCGGGGTATCAATGACCACGGAGCCCCGGGGCTCTTGGCATGGGCATTGGAGCGAAACTTTGAACTGCGCTTCATCGAACAAATGCCGTTGGATGCCCAACGCGGATGGACCGAACGGGAGATGATTACCGCCCTCGAAATCCGCACCCTGCTGTCAGCAGACTTTGTCCTGGATCGGGATCGCCGTCAGCGGGACGGCGCACCAGCCGAACGGTTTGAAGTGCGACAGCGGAACGGTGCTACCGGTGAAGCATCCGGACCTGTTTTGGGAACCGTGGGGATTATCGCGTCCGTCAGCGAACCTTTCTGTGCCGATTGCCGACGAACCCGCATCACCGCTGAGGGAAAGGTCATGAGCTGCCTCTTCTCCCGGGACGAATTCGACCTCTTGGGGCCTTTGCGAACCGGTGCGCATGACGATGAACTGGTGCGGCGCTGGCAGGATGCCATGTGGATGAAACCCCGCGCCCACGGCATGAACCAGACTGGCCTCGGAACAAAAGAGTTTGTGCAGCCAGACCGCAGTATGAGCGCCATCGGAGGCTAA
- a CDS encoding MoaD/ThiS family protein, producing MLVRYFAAACAATGVNEEHFDLPEGTTLDGLLAAMLAVERSVERSTGTHSLAGVIPRCSFLRNQTALRDRSAALKPGDVIDVLPPFAGG from the coding sequence ATGCTCGTACGATACTTCGCCGCCGCCTGCGCAGCGACCGGCGTTAACGAAGAACACTTCGATCTTCCCGAAGGCACCACCTTGGACGGTCTCCTCGCCGCCATGTTGGCCGTGGAACGCAGCGTCGAGCGGTCAACAGGCACCCATTCCCTGGCCGGGGTCATCCCCCGGTGCAGCTTCCTGCGAAACCAGACCGCGCTACGAGACCGCTCTGCAGCCCTCAAACCGGGAGACGTCATCGACGTACTGCCGCCTTTCGCCGGGGGCTAA